Within Quadrisphaera sp. DSM 44207, the genomic segment GCCCGTCCGACGGCCTGGTAGCTGATCGCCTCGACCGCCGGCGGCCGCCCGTCCCAGCCGTCGAAGGCGACGACGTCGATGCGCGACGGCTGCTGCAGGTCCGCCACCCGGTACGGCCCGGAACCGACGACCTCCCGCACGGCTCCGTCGGGCCCGTAGGCGGAGGGCGCCAGGACCTGGGCGCTGGTGTGGGCCAGCACCGCGGGCAGCGGCGCGAACGGCTCGGACAGCTCGACCACGACGCTCCCGCCCTCGGCGCGCACCGTCGCGACCGGCACCTCGGTCAGCGGCGTCCCGGCCTTCTCGCGGGCGACGTCCAGGCAGGCCGCGACCGCCTCGGCCGTGACCGGCGTGCCGTCGTGGAAGCGGGCGCCCTCGCGCAGCCGGAACGTCCACGAGAGCCCGTCCGGCGCCGGCTCCCACGCCGTCGCCAGTCCCGCTCGCAGGTCCCCGCGCTCGTCCGCGTCGACCAGCGTCTCGGCGACCTCGAGCCGGGTGAAGAAGCCGCCGCTGGTCGACGGGTCGAGGCTGTGCACCTCGAACGGGCCGACGGCGGAGAGCTCTCCGGCCCCGGCGGCGCCGCTCGTTCCCGTCCCGTCCCCGCCGGTCCCGCCCGCGGTGCAGGCCGTCAGCGCTGCCACCAGCGCGAGGGCGGCGCCCGTCGCTCCTGCTCCGCCCTGCCCCGTCCGTCGTCGCACCCGTCGCACCCGCCTTCCGCGCCATCGTCCCGGTCCCTCAGGGCAGCATGCTAACGGTAACAGTTATCAATCTAGCGACAGAGTCGTGGATGCCAGCGCCCTCGGGCGCCCACGAACCACGGCGAGTGCCCTGAGGACGGCGGGCTCCGACCGGGGTCAGCGGGAGAGCAGATGCGGTGAGGCGCGACCGGTGGCGCAGGAGTCTGCGAGCGGGATGGTCACCGCACAGCCGCGGACCGCCGAGGAGGCCGCCCAGGCCGAGGACGCGATCACGGGTTCAACCACGCTGCGTAGGGGAACAACACGCCACAGCAACGGACGGGAGGCTCCACCGCTCGGGAACGCACCGAGGAGAGCTGGGGCCGGGACACAGCGAGGAGATCCGGTGGTCGTGGACGAGCGCCCGTGCGACTGAGGCTGCCCAAGGACGCGAAGGCCCCCCTGCTGGCGCGGGCCTTCGTGCGGACCGCGATGTGCGAGAAGCACTCGCGCGAGGCGCGGGACGAGGTCGAGCTGCTCGTCTCCGAGCTGGTGACCAACGCCGTGGTCCACGGCGGGTCCCTGGTCACGATGGAGGTGGACTGCGAGGGACCGCAGGGCATCGCGGTGACCGTCAGAGACAGCAGCCCCTCCTGGCCGGTCAGCCGCTCCGCCGGCCCGCTCGACGAGGGAGGGCGGGGCATGGCGCTGGTGGAGCTCATCAGCGACGCCTGGGGCGTGCACGAGGCGGGCCTTCCGCAGGCGCCCGATGACGGGCAGGCCGCCTCCGCGGGACCGGTGGACCAGGTGCTCGCTCGCGTGCCGCGCCAGGCGCAGGGGAAGGCGGTGTGGTTCCGGCTGGCCGGCTGACTGCCGCCGTGTGTGGTCGTCCTCCGCGGGACTGCTGCCGCTGGCTGGGTGCTGGCCGGGTGCTGGCCGGGTGTGGGGGCGGTGGGGTGGTGGGGGTATGGGTGTGGGCCACCCCCGGCCCCTCACCACTCTTCAGCGGTGAGGGGACCAGGAATGGCCCACATCCTAGATCGGGTCCGGCGGTGACCTACTCTCCCACGCAGCTTCCCACGCAGTACCATCGGCGCTGGTGGGCTTAGCTTCCGGGTTCGGAATGGGACCGGGCGTTTCCCCACCGCTATGACCGCCGAAACACTCTCGAGTTGAACCGGACACCCCACCCACCACCACTCACCCGGTGACAGGCTGGTGACAGACGAGGGCCGACCGTTCCTCGGGAACCGCACAGTGGACGCGACACACCCGTTCCGCACGCAGTGTGTGACAAGTCATCGGCTTATTAGTACCGGTCAGCTCAGGCATCACTGCCCGTACACATCCGGCCTATCAACCCAGTCGTCTTCTGGGAGCCTCTCGGGGTCGAACCCCACGGAGACCTCATCTCGAAGCAGGCTTCCCGCTTAGATGCTTTCAGCGGTTATCCCTTCCGAACGTAGCCAACCAGCCGTGCTCCTGGCGGAACAACTGGCACACCAGAGGTTCGTCCGTCCCGGTCCTCTCGTACTAGGGACAGCCCTTCTCAAGTCTCCAACGCGCGCAGCGGATAGGGACCGAACTGTCTCACGACGTTCTAAACCCAGCTCGCGTACCGCTTTAATGGGCGAACAGCCCAACCCTTGGGACCTACTCCAGCCCCAGGATGCGACGAGCCGACATCGAGGTGCCAAACCATGCCGTCGATATGGACTCTTGGGCAAGATCAGCCTGTTATCCCCGGGGTACCTTTTATCCGTTGAGCGACCGCGTTTCCACGAACCACGGCCGGATCACTAGTTCCGACTTTCGTCCCTGCTCGACCCGTCAGTCTCGCAGTCAAGCTCCCTTGTGCACTTACACTCGACACCTGATTGCCAACCAGGATGAGGGAACCTTTGAGCGCCTCCGTTACCTTTTAGGAGGCAACCGCCCCAGTTAAACTACCCACCAGGCACTGTTCCTGGTCCGGATCACGGACCGAGGTTAGATGTCCAGAACGACCAGAGTGGTATTTCAACGGCGACTCCACCGACACTGGCGTGCCGGCTTCACAGTCTCCCACCTATCCTACACAAGCCGTCCCGAACACCAATACCAAGCTGTAGTGAAGGTCCCGGGGTCTTTCCGTCCTGCTGCGCGTAACGAGCATCTTTACTCGTAGTGCAATTTCGCCGAGTTCGCGGTTGAGACAGCGGAGAAGTCGTTACGCCATTCGTGCAGGTCGGAACTTACCCGACAAGGAATTTCGCTACCTTAGGATGGTTATAGTTACCACCGCCGTTTACTGGCGCTTAAGTTCTGAGCTTCGCTCCGAAGAGCTGACCCGTCCCCTTAACGTTCCAGCACCGGGCAGGCGTCAGTCCGTATACATCGTCTTGCGACTTCGCACGGACCTGTGTTTTTAGTAAACAGTCGCTTCTCCCTGGTCTCTGCGGCCGTCGGACCTAGCCTGTGCAGGCTTCAGCCCTAGGGCCCCCCTTCTCCCGAAGTTACGGGGGCATTTTGCCGAGTTCCTTAACCACGATTCTCTCGATCGCCTCGGTATTCTCTACCTGACCACCTGAGTCGGTTTGGGGTACGGGCGGCTCGAACCTCGCGCCGAGGCTTTTCTCGGCAGTATGGGATCACCCTGCTTCCCGCATACGCGGTCACCATCAGGTCTCAGGCTGCATGGGATGCGGATTTGCCTACACCCCGCCCTACACCCTTGGACGTGGACTACCATCGCCACGCGGTGGCTACCCTGCTGCGTCACCCCTGTTAATGCGCTTACCTACTACCGGATCGGGTCGCGCGCTCCACCAGACCTTCCCGAAGGAAGACCCAGCTTCGGGCGCTGAGCATCACCGGGCTCGGTATGGGCGGTCCTTCGCCGGTACGGGAATATCAACCCGTTGTCCATCGACTACGCCTGTCGGCCTCGCCTTAGGTCCCGACTTACCCAGGGCGGATTAGCCTGGCCCTGGAACCCTTGGTCATTCGGCGGACGGGTTTCTCACCCGTCTTTCGCTACTCATGCCTGCATTCTCACTCGTGTGGGGTCCACGGCTGGATCCCTCCGCCGCTTCACTCCCCACACGACGCTCCCCTACCCATCCACACGCCTGGACCACGAAGGCCTGGCGCCGTGTGAATGCCACAGCTTCGGCGGTGTGCTTGAGCCCCGCTACATTGTCGGCGCGGAATCACTTGACCAGTGAGCTATTACGCACTCTTTCAAGGGTGGCTGCTTCTAAGCCAACCTCCTGGTTGTCTGTGCAACTCCACATCCTTTCCCACTTAGCACACGCTTAGGGGCCTTAGCTGGTGGTCTGGGCTGTTTCCCTCTCGACTACGAAGCTTATCCCCCGCAGTCTCACTGCCACGCTCTCACTTACCGGCATTCGGAGTTTGGCTGACGTCAGTAACCTTGTGGGGCCCATCGGCCATCCAGTAGCTCTACCTCCGGCAAGAAACACGTGACGCTGCACCTAAATGCATTTCGGGGAGAACCAGCTATCACGAAGTTTGATTGGCCTTTCACCCCTACCCACAGGTCATCCCCCAGGTTTTCAACCCTGGTGGGTTCGGTCCTCCACGCGGTCTTACCCGCGCTTCAACCTGCCCATGGGTAGATCACTTCGCTTCGGGTCTAGAGCACGCGACTACACCGCCCTGTTCGGACTCGCTTTCGCTACGGCTTCCCCCCACGGGTTAACCTCGCCACGCACCACTAACTCGCAGGCTCATTCTTCAAAAGGCACGCCGTCACCCCTGCTAGGGAGGCTCCGACGGATTGTAGGCACACGGTTTCAGGTACTATTTCACTCCCCTCCCGGGGTACTTTTCACCTTTCCCTCACGGTACTCGTCCGCTATCGGTCACCAGGGAGTATTTAGGCTTAGGGGGTGGTCCCCCCAGATTCGTACGGGATTTCTCGGGCCCCGTACTACTTGGGATCCCTCTCGGGAGGCCACGCCATTTCGTCTACGGGGGTGACACCCTCTGTGCCGGGCCTTTCAAGACCCTTCGACTATGACGCGGCTTTCTGACTCCCCGCCCGAGTGGCAGCTCGGACTGAAAGGTCCCTCAACCCCGACCGCGCAACGCCTACCAGCTGTTCCACGCGACCGGTTTGGCCTGTTCCGCTTTCGCTCGCCACTACTCACGGAATCGCTGTTGCTTTCTCTTCCTGTGGGTACTGAGATGTTTCACTTCCCCACGTGCCCTCCACGCACCCTATGTGTTCAGGTGCGGGTGACTGGACATGACTCCAGCCGGGTTCCCCCATTCGGACATCCTCGGATCACAGTTCGGTTGCCAACTCCCCGAGGCTTATCGCAGGCTCCTACGTCCTTCTTCGGCTCCTGGTGCCAAGGCATCCACCGTGTGCCCTTATCAACTTGACCACACTGCTTCCCCACCCGAACCCCCTCCCGCTGCGGCACGCGCAGACGAAGAGGACGTGCAGGCGGAGTCGTTAAAGATGCTCGCGTCCACTGTGCAGTTCTCAAGCAACGGGCGGCGCGCTGCACCTGCGCTGGCGCCTACCCCACCCCACCGCACACCGCGGTCGAGGAGGGCGGTTCACCCAGCCGTGCAACGGCCCGCACCAGACCCGCTCCCACCCACCCCGACCAGGGGCGGGATGGCCAGCAGGCCCGGTCCGAAGGAGCAGGCAGTACCTGTTCCCTCAGGACCCAACAGCGTGTCCACGCCCCAGACTCCCTCCACCACACGCGTTCCCCACCCACTCCCAGCCGAAGCCGGGCACCGGGTCGTACTAGCGCGCAACGAAGAGCTCCGCGACGCCATGTCGACGTTCCACCCGTGAGCACCGCTCCCCGAACGCTCGCCGAGGACGCGGGCCTGGACGCCCACCCCGCAGGATGCGCGCCAGCTGCTCCTTAGAAAGGAGGTGATCCAGCCGCACCTTCCGGTACGGCTACCTTGTTACGACTTCGTCCCAATCGCCAGTCCCACCTTCGACGGCTCCCTCCCACGAGGGGTTGGGCCACCGGCTTCGGGTGTTACCGACTTTCGTGACGTGACGGGCGGTGTGTACAAGCCCCGGGAACGTATTCACCGCAGCGTTGCTGATCTGCGATTACTAGCGACTCCGACTTCACGGGGTCGAGTTGCAGACCCCGATCCGAACTGAGACCAGCTTTTTGGGATTCGCTCCACCTCACGGTCTCGCAGCCCTTTGTACTGGCCATTGTAGCATGCGTGAAGCCCAAGACATAAGGGGCATGATGATTTGACGTCATCCCCACCTTCCTCCGAGTTGACCCCGGCAGTCTCCTATGAGTCCCCGCCATCACGCGCTGGCAACACAGGACGAGGGTTGCGCTCGTTGCGGGACTTAACCCAACATCTCACGACACGAGCTGACGACAACCATGCACCACCTGTGCAGGATCCCTTGCGGACCCGCCATCTCTGGCGGATTACCCTGCATGTCAAGCCTTGGTAAGGTTCTTCGCGTTGCATCGAATTAATCCGCATGCTCCGCCGCTTGTGCGGGGCCCCGTCAATTCCTTTGAGTTTTAGCCTTGCGGCCGTACTCCCCAGGCGGGGCGCTTAATGCGTTTGCTGCGGCACGGAGCTCGTGGAATGAGCCCCACACCTAGCGCCCAACGTTTACGGCGTGGACTACCAGGGTATCTAATCCTGTTCGCTACCCACGCTTTCGCTCCTCAGCGTCAGTTACAGCCCAGAGACCCGCCTTCGCCACCGGTGTTCCTCCTGATATCTGCGCATTCCACCGCTACACCAGGAATTCCAGTCTCCCCTACTGCACTCTAGTCTGCCCGTACCCACTGCAGGCGCGGGGTTGAGCCCCGCGTTTTCACAGCAGACGCGACAGACCGCCTACGAGCTCTTTACGCCCAATGATTCCGGACAACGCTTGCACCCTACGTATTACCGCGGCTGCTGGCACGTAGTTAGCCGGTGCTTCTTCTGCAGGTACCGTCACTTCCGCTTCTTCCCTGCTGAAAGAGGTTTACAACCCGAAGGCCTTCATCCCTCACGCGGCGTCGCTGCGTCAGGCTTCCGCCCATTGCGCAATATTCCCCACTGCTGCCTCCCGTAGGAGTCTGGGCCGTGTCTCAGTCCCAGTGTGGCCGGTCGCCCTCTCAGGCCGGCTACCCGTCGTCGCCTTGGTAGGCCATCACCCCACCAACAAGCTGATAGGCCGCGAGCCCATCCCCGACCGAAAAGACTTTCCACACCACCGGATGCCCGGTGGCGTCGTATCCGGTATTAGCCCCGGTTTCCCGGAGTTATCCCAGAGTCAGGGGCAGGTTGCTCACGTGTTACTCACCCGTTCGCCACTGATCACCCCCAGCAAGCTGGAGGATCACCGTTCGACTTGCATGTGTTAAGCACGCCGCCAGCGTTCGTCCTGAGCCAGGATCAAACTCTCCGTTGATGTCCGCACCAGCCCCCGCACGACACGGAGACCGGACACTGGAACCAGCCCACCGAAGCGGACCAGAGATCGATCTGGCCTGAAAACACGCCCCTCCGACCCACCCGGGCCGAAGAGACCTGATCCATGCCACACAAAGTCCCGACACTCCCCACCCAGCCCCATCCAGGGAACCGAGCACCAAAGCACCGACACCCATGGCATCGACATGTGACACGCTGTTGAGTTCTCAAGGAACAGACGCACACCGACCACGGCCTCCCAGCCGATCGCGATGGCTCATGTGGTGACACAGATGCTAACGGCCCCTCAGGCCGGTTCATTCCATGTCGGTGATCCGCTCCGTGGGGACCGGCCACCTCGTGGTGTCCGTTCCTCCCTGCCGTGCGAACGACGAGTACGTTACGCCAGCCCGGACGCCGGGTCAAACCGGGGTGTCACGCTCCGCGCCCTGCCGGTGGCGGTGCGGTGACGAGTGGGTCGACCACCTCCCGGGCCGCGGTGTTCCTCCCGGCGCCGGGCCGCGACCGGCCGCGCCGGGCCCTGCGCACCCCTCAGGACGGGACGACCTCGACCGCACCCAGGGTGCGCCGTCCCCGCCGCAGGACCAGCCACCGCCCCTGGAGGAGCTCGGAGGCGTCGAGCGGGGCGTCGGCGTCGCTCACGCGGTCGTTGTTCACGTACGCGCCCCCCTCCGCCACCGCCCGCCGCCCCGCCGACACGCTGGGGACCACCCCGGCCGCGGCCAGCAGGCGCGGCACCTCCAGGGCCTCCCCCGCACCGACGCGGGCCACGGGCAGCTCCGCCACGGCGTCGGCGAGGGTCCGCGCGTCGAGGGCGCGCAGGTCCCCGCGGCCGAACAGGGCGGCGCTGGCCGCCTCGGCGCGGGCCGTGGCCTCGGCGCCGTGGACGAGGGTCGTGACGTCGCGGGCGAGCGCCCGCTGCGCGGCGCGGGCCTGGGGCCGCTCGGCCGCCTCGGCCTCGAGGGCCTCCACCTCCTCGCGGCCGCGGAAGGTCAGGGCCCGCAGGTAGGTGCCCACGCGCTCGTCCTCGGCGGCGAGCCAGAACTGGTAGAAGGCGTAGGGGCTGGTCAGCTCCGGGTCCAGCCACACCGCTCCGGACTCCGTCTTGCCGAACTTCGTGCCGTCCGCCTTGGTCAGCAGCGGGGTCGCCAGGGCGTGCACGCGCTCGGCGTCGACGCGGCGGATCAGCTCGGCGCCGGCGGTGATGTTGCCCCACTGGTCGCTGCCGCCCAGCTGCAGCCTGCAGCCGTGCCGGCGGTGCAGCTGCAGGTAGTCGTTGCTCTGCAGGAGGACGTAGCTGAACTCGGTGTAGCTGATGCCGCCCGCGGCCAGGCGCGCGGCGACGGCCTCGCGGTCGAGCATGCGGTTGACGCTGAAGTGCCTGCCGACGTCGCGCAGCAGCTCGATCGCCGACATCGGCGCCGTCCACTCCAGGTTGTCCACCATCCGCGCGGCCGCCGGGCCGGTGAAGTCCAGGAACGGCTCGATCTGGCGGCGCAGGCGCTGCGTCCACCCGGCCACGACCTCCGGGCTGTTCATCGCCCGCTCCCCCGAGGCCTTCGGGTCCCCGATCAGGCCCGTGGCCCCGCCGACGAGGGCGAGCGGGCGGTGGCCGGCGTCCTGCAGGCGGCGGGCGGTGAGGACCTGCACCAGGTGGCCGACGTGCAGGCTCGGCGCCGTGGGGTCGAAGCCCACGTAGTACGCGACCGGCCCGGCGGCGAGCTCGGCGGCCAGCGCGGCCTCGTCGGTGGCGTGCGCCACCAGGCCCCGCCAGCGCAGCTCCTCCAGGATGTCGGCCACGGTGCTCCTCCGCTCCGGCGGGCCGCCCGCCGGCCCGCGCGGCGACCAGCCTGCCCGATCAGGTGCGCGGGCGCCGACGCGGCACCGCGGCCCGGTAGGCCGAGACCGTCGCCTCGCCGTCGAGCCAGGAGCGCCACGGGAAGGAGGCGGCGTCCCCGCCGGGACCGGCCACGCCCACGCGCGCACCGGTGCGCACGGCGGCGCCCGGGACGGCCGCGCCCGCCAGCACGCGCAGCGCGGCCGCGGGAGCGCACAGGTCCGCGCCGTCCAGCGCGCGGTCGACCCCGAGGGCCGCCGCCAGGCGGGCGGGGCCGCGGGCGAGGTCGCGGTCGGTGCGCGCGCTGGGGCGCCGCGCCCGCGCCAGCGCGCGGCCCTCGACGACCTCCCCCGCGCGCACGAGCACCGCGGACGCCCGGCCCGCGGGGCCGCAGACGAGGTTCAGGCACCAGTGCATGCCGTAGCTGAGGTAGACGTAGGCGTGCCCGGGCGGGCCGAACATCACCGCCGTGCGCGGCGTGCGCCCGCGGAAGGCGTGCGAGCCGGGGTCGTCCTCGCCGGCGTAGGCCTCGACCTCGGTGAGGCGGACGGCGACCGCGCCCTCGACCGTCCGGTGCTGCAGGACGCGGCCCAGCAGGTCGGCGGCCACGTCGAGCACCGGGCGGTCGAAGAACGCGCGCGGCAGCACGGCGGACGGCTCGAGCGGCTCGGGGTGCTCGGTCGGCTCGGGCGGCGGCACGGGGCGCTCAGGCGAGCCGGGCGGCGGCCAGGGCGGCGCGCAGCTCCGCCAGCTGCTCGGCCACGCGCACCGGCGCCGTCCCGCCGCGCGCGTCGCGGGAGGCCAGCGACCCGGCGACGGTGAGGACGTCGCGGACGTCGGGGCCCAGGTGCGGGGAGATCGCGGCCAGCTCGTCGTCGGACAGCTCGTGCAGCTCGACCCCGAGCTCCTCGCAGCGGCGCACGCAGGCCCCCGCGACCTCGTGGGCGACGCGGAACGCGACGCCGCGGCGCACGAGGTGCTCGGCGACGTCCGTGGCGAGGGAGAAGCCCTGCGGGGCGAGCTCCTCCATCCGAGCGGTGCGGAAGCGCAGCGTGGCGACCATGCCGGTGACCGCCGGCAGCAGCACCTCCAGGGTGTCGGCCGCGTCGAAGACCGGCTCCTTGTCCTCCTGCAGGTCGCGGTTGTACGCCAGCGGCAGGCCCTTGAGGGTGGCGAGCAGCCCCGTCAGGTCCCCGATCAGCCGGCCCGCCTTGCCGCGCGCGAGCTCCGCGACGTCGGGGTTCTTCTTCTGCGGCATGATGCTCGACCCGGTCGAGTAGGCGTCGTCCAGCTCGACGAACCCGAACTCCCTCGTGGCCCACAGCACGACCTCCTCCGCGATCCGGGAGAGGTCCACGCCGACCATCGCGGCGACGAAGGCGAACTCGGCGGCGACGTCGCGCGAGGCCGTCCCGTCGATGCTGTTGGGCACCGAGCCGGCGAACCCGAGCTCGGCGGCGACGGCCTGCGGGTCCAGGCCCAGGGAGGAGCCGGCCAGGGCGCCGGAGCCGTAGGGCGACAGCGCGGCCCGGTCGTCCCAGTCGGCGAGGCGGTCGAGGTCGCGCAGCAGCGCCCAGGCGTGGGCGAGCAGGTGGTGGCTGAGCAGCACCGGCTGGGCGTGCTGCAGGTGCGTGCGCCCGGGCACCGCGACGCCGAGGTGCGCCTCGGCCTGGTCGGCCAGGACCGCCACGAGCTCGGCCACCAGCGCGCCCACGCGGCGCGCGGCGTCGCGCAGGTGCATCCGCAGCAGGGTCGCGACCTGGTCGTTGCGCGAGCGCCCGGCGCGCAGCCTGCCGCCGAGGTCGGTGCCGGCCCGCTCCAGCAGCCCGCGCTCGAGGGCCGTGTGCACGTCCTCGTCGTCCGGTGCGGGCCCGAACGCGCCGGAGCGCACGTCGTCCAGCAGCTCCTGCAGGGCGGTGAGCATGCCGGCCAGCTGGTCGTCGGTGAGCAGGCCCGCGGCGTGCAGGACCCGCGCGTGCGCCATCGACGCCCGCACGTCGTAGGGGGCC encodes:
- a CDS encoding ATP-binding protein; the encoded protein is MRLRLPKDAKAPLLARAFVRTAMCEKHSREARDEVELLVSELVTNAVVHGGSLVTMEVDCEGPQGIAVTVRDSSPSWPVSRSAGPLDEGGRGMALVELISDAWGVHEAGLPQAPDDGQAASAGPVDQVLARVPRQAQGKAVWFRLAG
- the tyrS gene encoding tyrosine--tRNA ligase codes for the protein MADILEELRWRGLVAHATDEAALAAELAAGPVAYYVGFDPTAPSLHVGHLVQVLTARRLQDAGHRPLALVGGATGLIGDPKASGERAMNSPEVVAGWTQRLRRQIEPFLDFTGPAAARMVDNLEWTAPMSAIELLRDVGRHFSVNRMLDREAVAARLAAGGISYTEFSYVLLQSNDYLQLHRRHGCRLQLGGSDQWGNITAGAELIRRVDAERVHALATPLLTKADGTKFGKTESGAVWLDPELTSPYAFYQFWLAAEDERVGTYLRALTFRGREEVEALEAEAAERPQARAAQRALARDVTTLVHGAEATARAEAASAALFGRGDLRALDARTLADAVAELPVARVGAGEALEVPRLLAAAGVVPSVSAGRRAVAEGGAYVNNDRVSDADAPLDASELLQGRWLVLRRGRRTLGAVEVVPS
- a CDS encoding DNA-3-methyladenine glycosylase; translated protein: MPPPEPTEHPEPLEPSAVLPRAFFDRPVLDVAADLLGRVLQHRTVEGAVAVRLTEVEAYAGEDDPGSHAFRGRTPRTAVMFGPPGHAYVYLSYGMHWCLNLVCGPAGRASAVLVRAGEVVEGRALARARRPSARTDRDLARGPARLAAALGVDRALDGADLCAPAAALRVLAGAAVPGAAVRTGARVGVAGPGGDAASFPWRSWLDGEATVSAYRAAVPRRRPRT
- the argH gene encoding argininosuccinate lyase produces the protein MSLWGGRFAGGPAAALAELSRSTHFDWRLAPYDVRASMAHARVLHAAGLLTDDQLAGMLTALQELLDDVRSGAFGPAPDDEDVHTALERGLLERAGTDLGGRLRAGRSRNDQVATLLRMHLRDAARRVGALVAELVAVLADQAEAHLGVAVPGRTHLQHAQPVLLSHHLLAHAWALLRDLDRLADWDDRAALSPYGSGALAGSSLGLDPQAVAAELGFAGSVPNSIDGTASRDVAAEFAFVAAMVGVDLSRIAEEVVLWATREFGFVELDDAYSTGSSIMPQKKNPDVAELARGKAGRLIGDLTGLLATLKGLPLAYNRDLQEDKEPVFDAADTLEVLLPAVTGMVATLRFRTARMEELAPQGFSLATDVAEHLVRRGVAFRVAHEVAGACVRRCEELGVELHELSDDELAAISPHLGPDVRDVLTVAGSLASRDARGGTAPVRVAEQLAELRAALAAARLA